In Lacibacter sp. H375, one DNA window encodes the following:
- a CDS encoding M20/M25/M40 family metallo-hydrolase yields MAKAAKKKSILTNTSLEFLKNYHNTHSPVGFETSGQKVWLEYLKPYIDTHFSDSYGTVVGVLNPEHSFKVVIEAHADEISWFVNYITPEGLIYLKRNGGVDHQIAPAKRVLIHGKKGIVKAVFGWPAIHTRLGNPEAKEPQPRVDNLWLDCGARNRKEVEALGVKVGCVVTYEEGFDELAHDYYIARAFDNRIGGFMIAEVARLLKENKKKLPYGLYIVNAVQEEIGLRGAEMIARRIKPDIAIVTDVTHDTTTPMISKIVEGDISCSKGPSLATGPAIHNKLLDFVTDVADKKKIPVQWRSLSRSTGTDTDSFAYANDGCPSVLISIPLRYMHTTVEMLHKSDIENTIHLMYETLLALTPKTNLRYL; encoded by the coding sequence ATGGCAAAAGCAGCAAAGAAAAAATCAATTCTTACAAACACATCTCTTGAGTTTTTGAAGAACTATCATAATACACATTCGCCTGTTGGTTTTGAAACCAGCGGACAGAAAGTGTGGTTAGAATATCTGAAACCATATATCGATACGCATTTCAGCGATTCATATGGTACCGTTGTTGGTGTGCTCAATCCTGAACATTCCTTCAAAGTAGTGATAGAAGCACATGCTGATGAGATCAGTTGGTTTGTGAATTACATTACACCGGAAGGATTGATCTATCTGAAACGTAATGGTGGTGTTGATCACCAAATCGCTCCTGCCAAACGTGTGTTGATCCATGGAAAAAAAGGAATTGTAAAAGCTGTGTTTGGATGGCCGGCTATTCATACACGTCTTGGTAATCCAGAAGCAAAAGAACCACAACCACGTGTTGACAATCTCTGGCTCGATTGCGGCGCACGTAACAGAAAAGAAGTTGAGGCTCTCGGTGTGAAAGTAGGTTGTGTGGTTACATATGAAGAAGGTTTTGATGAACTGGCCCATGATTATTATATAGCCCGTGCATTTGATAACCGTATTGGTGGCTTCATGATTGCTGAAGTTGCACGTTTGCTGAAAGAAAACAAAAAGAAACTTCCTTATGGTTTATACATTGTAAATGCAGTGCAGGAAGAAATTGGTTTGCGTGGTGCTGAAATGATCGCACGCCGCATTAAACCGGATATCGCTATTGTTACAGATGTAACACATGATACTACCACGCCCATGATCAGTAAGATTGTTGAAGGTGATATCAGCTGCAGTAAGGGACCTTCATTAGCAACCGGACCAGCTATTCACAATAAACTACTCGATTTTGTTACGGATGTTGCTGATAAGAAAAAAATTCCGGTGCAATGGCGTTCATTAAGCCGTAGCACAGGAACAGATACTGATTCATTTGCTTATGCCAATGACGGTTGTCCTTCAGTACTCATAAGTATTCCATTACGTTATATGCATACAACAGTTGAAATGTTGCACAAGAGTGATATTGAAAATACAATTCACCTGATGTACGAAACACTACTTGCGTTAACTCCAAAAACCAATCTCCGTTATTTATGA
- a CDS encoding LuxE/PaaK family acyltransferase gives MIPPFVNNLFELSETRLSELVQQSFHFQYNSNPVYRSFCDALRIETTEESTMEDIPFLPISFFKTHRIESTEFIPETLFESSGTSQTIQSKHYVKSLTLYEEAFTKAFVRQYGLPENYCFLGLLPSYLERSHSSLVYMVQKLMEKSNHPMNGFYLNNFQELFDRLKLLEKGGQPTILIGVTFGLLDFAEQYQLPLTNTIIMETGGMKGRREEMTREQVHLQLKRSFSVETIHSEYGMTELLSQAYSKGNGIFQCPPWMKVLVRDEDDPLHISTVGKGAINIVDLANVYSVSFIATDDVGEVFDDGSFRVLGRMDNSDIRGCSLLAL, from the coding sequence TTGATTCCTCCTTTTGTTAACAATCTTTTTGAGTTAAGCGAAACCCGGCTCAGTGAGCTGGTGCAGCAGTCGTTTCACTTTCAGTACAACAGTAACCCTGTTTACAGATCTTTTTGCGACGCATTGCGTATAGAAACGACGGAAGAATCGACAATGGAGGATATCCCTTTTTTACCTATCAGCTTTTTTAAAACCCATCGTATCGAAAGCACAGAATTTATTCCGGAAACATTGTTTGAAAGCAGTGGCACTTCGCAAACCATACAAAGCAAGCATTATGTAAAGAGCCTTACTTTGTATGAAGAAGCTTTTACAAAGGCGTTTGTGCGGCAATATGGTTTGCCGGAGAACTATTGCTTTCTTGGTTTGTTACCATCTTACCTTGAGCGTAGCCATTCATCGCTGGTGTATATGGTGCAAAAGTTGATGGAGAAAAGTAACCATCCAATGAATGGTTTCTATCTCAATAATTTCCAGGAGTTATTTGATAGATTAAAGCTGCTGGAAAAAGGAGGTCAGCCAACTATTCTCATTGGTGTTACATTCGGTTTGCTCGATTTTGCTGAGCAATACCAGTTACCATTGACGAATACTATCATCATGGAAACTGGAGGCATGAAGGGCAGGAGGGAAGAGATGACAAGAGAACAGGTGCACCTTCAACTAAAAAGAAGTTTTTCTGTTGAAACAATTCATTCAGAATATGGGATGACAGAATTGCTTAGCCAGGCTTATTCAAAAGGGAATGGTATTTTTCAATGTCCGCCGTGGATGAAAGTTTTGGTGAGGGATGAAGATGATCCCTTGCACATCAGCACCGTTGGAAAAGGTGCTATCAACATTGTCGACCTTGCCAATGTATATTCCGTCAGTTTTATTGCAACTGATGATGTGGGCGAAGTATTTGACGATGGTAGTTTTCGTGTATTGGGCCGCATGGATAATAGTGATATTCGTGGATGCAGCTTGCTTGCCTTGTAG
- a CDS encoding class I SAM-dependent methyltransferase, whose amino-acid sequence MLSDKLQMFQNRLTKVYKHRSKQAKRMGISCYRLYDKDLPEFPVSIDVYDTRVCVSEYKAKHNLTEEEHLDWLEGTVDVIADVLEMDEERIYTKERRRKSNRQAQYQKTAEEKEFFEVQENGLKFLVNLSDYLDTGLFLDHRTTRKMVMEEANGKKVLNLFAYTGSFSVYAAAGGAEEVVTVDLSNTYIDWAKKNFEANFFIDHKKYKFVVADVKQYLETLTPNTFDIVVMDPPTFSNSKKMKDFLDIQLDHVELINQTLKAMKPGGILYFSNNARKFELYESEIQASAIKDITKATTPFDFEGKLQRWCWRMIR is encoded by the coding sequence ATGCTTTCCGATAAATTACAAATGTTTCAAAACCGGCTTACGAAAGTGTATAAACACCGCAGCAAGCAAGCTAAAAGAATGGGCATCAGCTGCTATCGTTTGTATGACAAAGATTTGCCGGAATTCCCCGTAAGCATTGATGTGTATGATACAAGAGTTTGTGTGAGTGAATACAAAGCCAAACATAATTTAACTGAAGAAGAGCATCTTGATTGGCTGGAAGGAACCGTTGATGTGATTGCAGATGTATTAGAGATGGATGAAGAACGTATTTACACCAAAGAACGCAGAAGAAAAAGTAACCGCCAGGCACAATACCAAAAGACGGCCGAAGAAAAAGAGTTTTTTGAAGTACAGGAAAATGGATTGAAATTCTTAGTGAATCTTTCAGACTATTTGGATACAGGTTTGTTTCTCGATCATCGCACAACACGAAAGATGGTGATGGAAGAAGCAAACGGTAAAAAAGTATTGAACCTGTTTGCATATACCGGTTCATTCAGCGTGTACGCTGCTGCCGGTGGTGCTGAAGAAGTGGTTACAGTTGATTTATCGAATACTTATATCGATTGGGCGAAAAAGAATTTTGAAGCAAACTTTTTCATTGATCATAAGAAATACAAGTTTGTTGTGGCAGATGTGAAACAATATCTGGAGACGCTTACGCCCAACACATTTGATATTGTGGTGATGGACCCGCCTACGTTCAGCAACAGTAAAAAAATGAAAGACTTTCTGGATATTCAGCTCGATCACGTGGAGCTCATCAACCAAACATTAAAAGCAATGAAGCCCGGCGGCATTTTATATTTCAGTAATAATGCAAGGAAGTTTGAATTATATGAAAGTGAAATACAGGCATCTGCTATAAAAGATATTACCAAAGCCACTACTCCGTTTGATTTTGAAGGTAAACTACAACGTTGGTGCTGGCGAATGATACGATAA
- a CDS encoding ATP-binding protein, translating to MKPNLLLLQEHPRLKKVLAFTFVALILLIGIGTNYAIESSVLQSAQEHSAQNDSVIKHQQYQQVVEKTMFLITQSDHNLEDYVQAGDLHKKEAFVKNSIAIDKNLQEVKSTYAGYIPKYLVNVFVHKSANRIQLNRNILSVYDSAGQAAALEMINSVAYRSSFKEITFGEQELISALGIKIEQLNNKITIEKAEMVSLDRKWNMVSLIFMSLIALLVVYKMIETNRLNNTLSIAILKGQQAQLVKDQFISNVTHELRTPLNSIIGYTNLLLKKEHAPETKQWIQSMKISGNLLMEVINDVLDYSKLESGHFQFSNEAFDVKQVISNLNNVLQNRAEAKNISLHVQMDEKLPDCVSGDAKKLMQILVNLTGNSIKFTEQGSVSVAAKVLKQSGEKAWIQFIVSDTGIGIEKDKLPYVFERFYQIESKTSKKYYGTGLGLPIVKQLVEMQGGEIDVFSTPGEGTQFVLLLPFTIATAVEKENETELVINKEKLIKKRILIVDDNEMNRDLMGYLLAEHQFLFDKAESGMTALQLLKQKNYDFILMDIQMPGLSGIDTTKKIRAELNMQTPIIGLSAFCQSLEQQNAINAGMNAYLTKPVDERKLLELLNHYSDWDAEPATPQHSQLKLVNIDYLHRLTGGNKENIQDLLNKAFDFLPSEVKRLQESFAAEDQQLIKETAHNMKSTLRILGVDEHVSSKVIQIEKANISENNEKERIKHLIDELDSSVQVVLQELREYLEAA from the coding sequence ATGAAACCAAATCTTCTCCTGCTACAGGAACATCCCCGTTTAAAAAAGGTTCTCGCATTCACTTTTGTAGCTCTCATATTGCTTATTGGCATTGGCACAAACTATGCAATAGAATCAAGTGTGTTACAATCTGCCCAGGAACATTCTGCACAAAACGATTCTGTTATTAAGCATCAACAATATCAGCAAGTAGTTGAAAAAACGATGTTTCTCATTACACAAAGTGATCACAACCTCGAAGATTATGTGCAGGCAGGCGATCTTCATAAGAAAGAAGCATTTGTAAAAAACAGTATCGCAATAGATAAAAATCTTCAGGAAGTAAAGAGTACATATGCAGGTTATATCCCTAAATATTTAGTGAACGTATTTGTACATAAATCTGCTAACCGCATTCAATTGAACAGGAACATCCTTTCTGTTTATGATTCAGCAGGACAGGCAGCTGCACTGGAAATGATCAATAGTGTTGCTTACAGATCATCATTTAAAGAAATTACGTTTGGAGAACAGGAACTCATTAGTGCATTGGGAATAAAAATCGAACAACTTAATAATAAGATCACCATTGAGAAAGCAGAGATGGTAAGTCTCGATCGTAAATGGAATATGGTTTCACTCATTTTTATGTCACTTATAGCCTTGCTGGTAGTATATAAAATGATTGAAACAAACCGACTGAATAATACTTTGTCAATTGCAATTCTAAAAGGGCAGCAGGCACAATTGGTCAAAGATCAATTTATTTCAAACGTTACACACGAGTTACGTACACCCTTGAATTCTATCATTGGTTATACTAATTTGCTATTGAAAAAAGAACATGCGCCGGAAACAAAGCAATGGATCCAGTCGATGAAAATATCGGGTAATTTGTTGATGGAAGTGATCAATGATGTACTTGATTATTCTAAACTCGAATCGGGTCATTTTCAATTTTCCAACGAAGCATTTGATGTAAAACAAGTGATCAGTAATCTCAACAACGTATTACAAAACCGGGCAGAAGCAAAAAACATTTCATTACATGTTCAGATGGATGAAAAACTGCCCGATTGTGTTTCAGGCGATGCAAAGAAACTGATGCAGATATTGGTGAATCTTACCGGCAACTCCATTAAGTTTACTGAGCAAGGCTCTGTTTCAGTTGCAGCAAAAGTACTGAAGCAGTCGGGTGAGAAAGCGTGGATACAATTCATAGTTTCAGATACGGGCATTGGTATCGAAAAAGATAAACTTCCGTATGTATTTGAACGCTTTTACCAGATCGAAAGCAAAACATCTAAAAAATATTACGGAACAGGATTGGGTCTGCCTATTGTTAAGCAACTGGTTGAAATGCAAGGAGGTGAAATTGACGTGTTCTCTACACCCGGAGAAGGAACTCAATTTGTATTGCTGTTACCTTTCACAATTGCCACAGCTGTAGAAAAGGAAAATGAAACAGAGCTTGTAATTAATAAAGAAAAACTTATTAAGAAGCGTATCTTAATTGTGGATGATAACGAAATGAACCGTGACCTGATGGGTTATCTTCTTGCAGAACATCAATTCTTATTCGATAAGGCAGAAAGTGGTATGACGGCTCTTCAACTATTGAAACAAAAGAATTACGATTTTATTTTAATGGATATTCAAATGCCTGGCCTAAGTGGCATTGATACCACTAAAAAAATCAGGGCTGAGTTGAATATGCAAACGCCAATCATTGGGTTGAGCGCATTTTGTCAAAGTTTGGAACAGCAGAATGCAATCAACGCTGGCATGAACGCCTACCTCACCAAACCTGTTGATGAACGCAAGTTGCTTGAACTACTCAATCATTATAGCGATTGGGATGCAGAACCTGCTACGCCTCAACATTCGCAATTAAAATTGGTGAATATCGATTACCTGCATCGTTTAACAGGAGGAAACAAAGAAAACATCCAGGATTTGCTGAACAAGGCATTCGACTTTTTGCCAAGCGAAGTAAAACGTTTGCAGGAATCTTTTGCAGCAGAAGATCAACAATTGATCAAGGAAACTGCACACAATATGAAATCAACATTACGCATATTAGGTGTTGATGAACATGTTTCCAGCAAAGTGATACAGATTGAAAAGGCGAACATCTCTGAGAATAATGAAAAAGAGCGTATAAAACATCTTATTGATGAGCTGGATTCTTCTGTACAAGTAGTGCTGCAGGAATTGCGTGAGTATCTTGAAGCTGCCTGA
- a CDS encoding CoA transferase subunit A, with protein sequence MNKVVSNADEAINDIPDGAILMLGGFGLCGIPENCISALVKKGTKQLTCISNNAGVDDFGIGLMLKQKQVKKMISSYVGENAEFERQLLSGELEVELIPQGTLATRCMAAGYGMPAIYTPAGVGTEVAEGKEVRNFNGKDYLLEYAFDADYAIVKAWKGDTMGNLIFKDTARNFNPLMAMAGKITIAEVEELVEPGILHPNAIQTPGIYVHRIFQGTGYEKRIEQRTVRKRI encoded by the coding sequence ATGAACAAAGTTGTTTCAAATGCCGATGAAGCAATCAACGACATCCCCGATGGGGCCATTCTTATGCTTGGTGGCTTTGGTTTGTGCGGTATTCCCGAAAACTGTATTTCCGCTTTAGTTAAAAAAGGAACAAAGCAACTCACTTGCATTTCAAACAATGCAGGCGTAGATGATTTTGGTATTGGGTTAATGCTCAAACAAAAGCAAGTGAAGAAAATGATCTCTTCTTACGTGGGTGAGAATGCAGAATTTGAACGCCAATTGTTGAGTGGCGAACTGGAAGTGGAATTAATTCCCCAAGGAACATTGGCCACACGTTGCATGGCTGCCGGTTACGGAATGCCCGCCATATATACACCGGCAGGTGTGGGAACGGAGGTAGCTGAAGGAAAAGAAGTCCGCAATTTTAATGGTAAAGATTATTTACTCGAATATGCATTTGATGCCGACTATGCCATTGTAAAAGCGTGGAAAGGAGATACAATGGGTAATCTTATTTTCAAAGACACCGCAAGAAATTTCAATCCATTAATGGCAATGGCAGGTAAAATAACTATTGCGGAAGTGGAAGAACTTGTAGAACCGGGAATCTTACATCCCAACGCTATCCAGACACCAGGAATTTATGTGCATCGCATTTTCCAGGGGACTGGTTATGAAAAACGGATCGAACAACGGACAGTAAGAAAGCGAATTTGA
- a CDS encoding CoA transferase subunit B has product MALTKEQIAQRIAKELKDGYYVNLGIGIPTLVANYIPAGIHVELQSENGLLGMGPFPFEGEEDPDLINAGKQTITTLPGSAFFDSAMSFGMIRAGKVDLTVLGAMEVSEQGDIANWKIPGKMVKGMGGAMDLVASAKNIIVAMMHTNPKGESKLLPQCALPLTGIKCVKKIVSDLAVLDVTPDGFKLLERAPGVSVEEIISKTAGKLIVEGEIHEMTF; this is encoded by the coding sequence ATGGCTTTAACAAAAGAACAAATAGCGCAACGCATTGCCAAAGAATTAAAAGATGGATACTATGTAAACCTCGGTATTGGTATTCCAACTTTGGTTGCGAATTATATTCCTGCAGGTATTCATGTAGAATTGCAAAGCGAAAATGGATTACTCGGCATGGGCCCTTTTCCTTTTGAAGGAGAGGAAGATCCTGATCTCATCAACGCAGGTAAGCAAACCATCACAACGTTACCAGGCTCTGCATTTTTCGATAGTGCCATGAGCTTTGGAATGATCCGTGCGGGGAAAGTTGATCTTACTGTACTTGGTGCAATGGAAGTAAGTGAGCAAGGTGATATTGCCAATTGGAAAATTCCCGGCAAGATGGTGAAAGGAATGGGTGGTGCTATGGATCTTGTTGCCAGCGCAAAAAATATTATTGTGGCCATGATGCATACCAATCCAAAAGGCGAAAGCAAATTGTTACCGCAATGTGCGTTACCGCTAACGGGAATTAAATGTGTGAAAAAAATCGTCAGCGATTTGGCTGTTCTTGACGTTACTCCTGATGGATTTAAATTACTGGAACGTGCTCCCGGAGTTTCAGTAGAAGAAATTATTTCAAAAACTGCAGGAAAATTAATTGTTGAAGGAGAAATTCATGAGATGACATTTTAA
- a CDS encoding peroxiredoxin: MLNEIENPTSISMPRIGDPAPSFTAVTTQGNIHFPNDYQGKWIVLFSHPADFTPVCTSEFMTFAKMEPEFAKLNTQLVGLSVDGLYSHIAWLRTIKDKIDFRGWKNVEVKFPLIEDITMKIAKMYGMIQPGESSTKAVRAVFFIDPKGIIRAIIYYPLSLGRNFKELKRVLMGLQTADKHAVALPADWIPGEDVIVPPANSCGVASERMAGKEKDVYCKDWFFCMKPLPKEELAMEAELV, encoded by the coding sequence ATGCTCAACGAAATAGAAAACCCAACTTCAATCAGTATGCCACGCATCGGCGACCCTGCTCCGTCGTTTACTGCAGTAACCACACAAGGCAATATCCATTTCCCAAACGATTATCAGGGTAAATGGATCGTTCTGTTTAGCCATCCCGCCGACTTCACGCCCGTATGTACATCAGAATTTATGACCTTTGCTAAGATGGAGCCTGAGTTTGCAAAACTGAATACACAATTAGTAGGATTAAGTGTGGATGGACTATACAGCCACATTGCATGGTTACGCACAATCAAGGATAAAATTGATTTTCGTGGTTGGAAAAATGTGGAAGTAAAATTTCCTCTTATAGAAGATATTACAATGAAAATTGCCAAAATGTATGGCATGATACAACCCGGAGAAAGTTCTACTAAAGCTGTGAGGGCTGTGTTCTTCATTGATCCAAAGGGCATCATAAGAGCCATTATCTATTATCCGCTTTCATTAGGTCGCAACTTTAAAGAATTGAAACGAGTACTGATGGGTCTGCAAACTGCAGATAAACATGCGGTCGCACTTCCTGCCGATTGGATTCCGGGTGAGGATGTGATTGTTCCGCCTGCAAACAGTTGCGGTGTTGCATCGGAACGAATGGCGGGCAAAGAAAAAGATGTGTATTGCAAGGATTGGTTCTTCTGCATGAAACCATTGCCAAAAGAAGAATTGGCAATGGAAGCCGAATTGGTTTAA
- a CDS encoding OmpA family protein produces the protein MKLSYVVTIAFSLVLFTSCVSSKKFKKAQDDYAQLQNRYTTIEGSLADCNNQKSVLEREKADLNKRVTDLNQEMERIKQNYTQAIMQLENLSVISKQQAESIKQSLQNIGAKDAYIQTLQQQMAYKDSLNMVLVMNLKGAIGNINDEDINIKVDKGVVYIDISDKLLFKSGSYTITDRAKEVLGKVALVLKNQPDIEFMVEGHTDNVPFRGNASLVDNWDLSVKRATTVVRLLQKEYGMDPAKMAAAGRGEYHPVGTNDSNDGKALNRRTRIVILPQLDQFFKLLEPQK, from the coding sequence ATGAAACTCAGTTACGTTGTTACGATAGCCTTCTCGTTAGTCCTGTTTACTTCTTGTGTAAGCAGTAAGAAATTTAAAAAGGCACAAGATGATTATGCTCAACTGCAAAATCGTTACACAACAATTGAAGGAAGTCTTGCCGATTGTAATAATCAAAAATCCGTTTTGGAAAGAGAAAAAGCTGATCTCAACAAACGTGTAACAGACCTCAACCAGGAGATGGAACGCATCAAACAGAATTACACCCAAGCGATCATGCAATTGGAAAATCTATCGGTAATTTCCAAACAGCAGGCAGAAAGCATCAAACAATCATTGCAGAATATTGGCGCTAAGGACGCTTATATACAAACCTTGCAACAACAGATGGCCTATAAAGATTCACTCAACATGGTATTGGTGATGAATTTGAAAGGCGCAATAGGCAACATCAATGACGAAGACATTAATATTAAAGTGGATAAAGGGGTGGTGTATATTGATATTTCTGATAAATTATTGTTCAAGAGCGGCAGTTATACAATAACTGATCGTGCAAAAGAAGTATTAGGTAAAGTGGCATTGGTGTTGAAGAATCAACCTGATATTGAGTTTATGGTTGAAGGTCATACAGATAATGTGCCTTTCCGTGGTAATGCATCATTAGTTGATAACTGGGATCTTAGTGTAAAACGTGCCACTACGGTTGTTCGTTTATTGCAAAAAGAATATGGAATGGATCCTGCTAAGATGGCCGCTGCTGGTCGTGGTGAATACCATCCGGTAGGTACAAATGATTCAAACGATGGAAAAGCGTTGAATAGAAGAACAAGAATTGTTATCCTTCCACAGTTGGATCAGTTCTTCAAACTCCTCGAACCACAGAAATAA
- a CDS encoding choice-of-anchor I family protein, with product MRKSFLLISCIVLLNACTKLNTEQENSKQTSPGFAARQESTTFSEISSLAIGGGTGAAEISTYDPETKKLFVVNNSAGNNRIEVVDLSNPASPVITGNINIAIYGGLVNSVSVYNGKLAAAIEAVPKTNNGKVVVFNTATHDAIAIVTVGALPDMITFTPDGNFILTANEGEPNEPYTIDPLGTVSIIDVNDNYAVTTLDFSSFASRAAELKTKGFRLFGKNASFEQDVEPEYIAVSTNSNTAWVTLQENNGIAKIDLSTKNITDIFPLGFKDYNNPMNTIDPSDQDGGINFGAWPVKGMYLPDAIAVNSHNGVPFIYSANEGDAREYAGLTPVEIRRVNHSSVILDPVAFPNAAALKTNAQLGRLNITTTLGDNDGDGDYDELYSYGARSFSIWNGLTGQLVYDSKNQIDLKANELGKYPDGRSDDKGCEPEGITIGRVGNNNLLFVGLERANAVAIYDITNPTKPVFSQWLNTGIGPEGVLFVSADKSPNGKSLFIASSETDGFIKVYTTN from the coding sequence ATGAGAAAATCCTTTTTACTCATCAGCTGCATTGTATTATTGAATGCCTGTACAAAACTCAATACGGAGCAGGAAAATTCGAAACAGACTTCACCTGGTTTTGCCGCACGCCAGGAATCAACTACATTTTCTGAAATAAGCAGTCTTGCTATTGGTGGCGGAACAGGCGCTGCTGAGATCAGCACTTACGATCCTGAAACAAAAAAACTGTTTGTAGTAAACAACAGCGCAGGTAATAACCGTATTGAAGTTGTTGATCTGAGTAATCCTGCATCACCAGTAATTACAGGCAATATCAATATTGCGATCTATGGCGGGTTGGTAAATAGTGTAAGTGTATACAATGGTAAACTTGCAGCAGCAATTGAAGCTGTTCCTAAAACAAATAATGGTAAAGTGGTTGTGTTTAATACAGCAACACATGATGCTATTGCCATTGTAACTGTTGGGGCATTACCCGATATGATCACTTTTACACCTGATGGAAATTTTATTCTTACAGCAAATGAAGGCGAACCGAATGAGCCTTACACGATTGATCCGCTTGGAACTGTTTCTATTATTGATGTGAACGATAATTATGCTGTTACAACGCTTGACTTCAGCAGTTTTGCTTCAAGAGCAGCTGAATTAAAAACAAAAGGCTTTCGTTTGTTTGGCAAAAATGCAAGTTTTGAGCAGGATGTAGAACCTGAATACATTGCAGTATCAACCAACAGTAATACTGCATGGGTTACATTGCAGGAGAACAATGGCATTGCCAAAATTGATCTCTCAACAAAAAACATTACTGATATTTTTCCTTTAGGTTTTAAAGATTATAATAACCCGATGAATACAATTGATCCAAGTGATCAGGATGGCGGTATCAACTTTGGCGCATGGCCGGTAAAAGGAATGTATTTGCCAGATGCAATTGCTGTAAACAGTCACAATGGTGTGCCGTTTATTTATTCTGCCAATGAAGGTGATGCAAGAGAATATGCAGGTTTAACACCTGTTGAAATAAGAAGAGTAAATCATTCGTCTGTAATACTTGATCCTGTTGCTTTCCCAAATGCAGCAGCATTAAAAACAAATGCACAGTTGGGTCGCTTAAATATTACAACAACACTTGGTGATAATGACGGTGATGGTGACTACGATGAATTGTATTCATACGGTGCACGTTCATTCAGTATCTGGAATGGGTTAACTGGTCAATTGGTTTACGACAGCAAAAACCAAATCGATCTGAAAGCAAATGAACTTGGAAAATACCCTGATGGAAGAAGTGATGATAAAGGTTGCGAGCCGGAAGGTATCACCATTGGTCGTGTTGGTAATAACAACTTGTTGTTTGTTGGTTTGGAAAGAGCAAATGCAGTAGCGATCTATGATATTACAAATCCAACTAAACCAGTATTCAGTCAATGGCTTAATACAGGTATTGGCCCCGAAGGTGTGTTATTTGTTTCTGCTGATAAAAGCCCGAATGGCAAAAGTTTATTTATTGCCAGCAGCGAAACTGATGGCTTCATTAAAGTGTATACAACAAACTGA